The proteins below come from a single Aegilops tauschii subsp. strangulata cultivar AL8/78 chromosome 6, Aet v6.0, whole genome shotgun sequence genomic window:
- the LOC109778794 gene encoding probable nucleolar protein 5-1 isoform X2: MGQRARRKRARRRPAPPRPAPAASPPPPPGTPYADICRWLGQSGVILVLFETPSGFAVLHYDGVKLFRRNALEDIWSEFIDMPWARMAVSFKEFQIFEDKARAINSDGVCSELAEMIKRSLWPGQKLAVGKQEYKDIIEASLGIHCLFDEAVLEVMWGLKNLIKMLVPDEKLELTNEDRLQIR; encoded by the exons ATGGGGCAACGCGCAAGGCGAAAGAGGGCTCGCCGTCGCCCTGCTCCCCCTCGTCCTGCTCCTGCtgcttctccccctcctccccctggGACGCCGTACGCCGACATTT GCCGCTGGCTGGGACAGAGTGGGGTAATCTTGGTGCTCTTTGAGACGCCCTCTGGATTTGCAGTCTTGCATTATGATGGGGTCAAACTTTTTCGTCGAAACGCCTTGGAG GATATCTGGTCAGAATTCATCGACATGCCCTGGGCACGAATG GCTGTTAGTTTTAAAGAATTTCAAATTTTCGAGGACAAGGCCAGGGCCATTAATAGTGATGGTGTTTGTTCGGAGCTTGCTGAGATGATCAAGAGGTCGCTCTGGCCTGGTCAGAAACTTGCTGTTGGAAAGCAGGAATATAAAGACATCATTGAAGCTAGTTTG GGAATTCACTGCCTGTTTGATGAAGCCGTGCTGGAAGTAATGTGGGGCTTGAAGAATCTCATCAAGATGTTAGTGCCTGATGAAAAATTGGAACTGACTAATGAGGACCGCCTCCAGATCAGATGA
- the LOC109778794 gene encoding uncharacterized protein isoform X1, giving the protein MMGSNFFVETPWRISGQNSSTCPGHECCTYFGTEGAETTLLPVAELQAKRDAELRLKELLREEELKWALRAKVRRVVQGDANTEFFHMIANGKHRKKRIFQLEQDEGTIIGQENLKLYITEFYKQLFGPPDNNCVSLDESRVEDVPQLTVVENDVLTAPFTEKEVFHAVSQMETNKAPGPDGFPAEFYKKCWFIIKGDLLPLFHDLFAGQLHLFQLNFGTITLLPKKAEAVRIEQFRPICLLNVSFKIFTKVGTNRLSQIAHAVVQPTQTAFMPDRNILEGVVVLHETLHEIHTKKLDGVVFKVDFEKAYDKVKWPFLQQALRMKGFDEAWRRQVESFTQKGSVGIKVNEDIGHYFQTHKGLRQGDPMSPILFNIVVDMLAILIGRAKDAGQVGGLVPNLVDGGVSILQYADDTIIFMEHDLAKARYMKLVLCLFEQLSGLKINFHKSELFCFGRAKEEQEAYRQLFGCELGALPFTYLGIPIHHRKLTNREWKCIEDRFEKKLSCWKGKLLSYGGRLILINSVLTSLPMFLLSFFEVPVGVRKRLDFYRSRFFWQSDDLKRKYRLAKWDIYLSSQGSGGVGY; this is encoded by the exons ATGATGGGGTCAAACTTTTTCGTCGAAACGCCTTGGAG GATATCTGGTCAGAATTCATCGACATGCCCTGGGCACGAATG TtgcacttattttgggacggagggagcagAAACCACGCTGCTGCCAGTAGCGGAGCTTCAAGCCAAGAGGGATGCGGAATTGAGGCTGAAGGAACTTCTTAGGGAAGAAGAGTTGAAGTGGGCGTTGCGGGCCAAGGTCCGGAGAGTAGTCCAGGGGGATGCGAATACTGAATTTTTTCATATGATTGCTAATGGTAAGCATCGAAAGAAGAGGATCTTTCAGCTTGAGCAAGATGAGGGTACAATTATAGGACAGGAGAACCTAAAATTGTACATTACTGAATTCTATAAGCAATTGTTTGGTCCTCCAGACAATAACTGTGTGTCTCTGGATGAGTCCAGGGTTGAGGATGTTCCTCAGCTCACAGTTGTGGAGAATGATGTTTTGACGGCTCCTTTTACCGAGAAAGAGGTATTTCATGCCGTCTCCCAAATGGAAACTAACAAAGCGCCTGGCCCAGATGGATTTCCAGCGGAGTTTTATAAGAAATGCTGGTTTATTATTAAAGGAGATTTGTTGCCTTTGTTCCATGATCTGTTTGCTGGGCAGCTTCATCTTTTTCAGCTAAATTTTGGAACGATTACCCTTCTTCCTAAGAAAGCAGAGGCAGTGAGAATTGAGCAATTCAGGCCAATCTGTCTTCTTAATGTTAgcttcaaaattttcaccaaggtCGGGACCAATAGGCTCTCACAGATCGCGCATGCCGTTGTGCAGCCTACTCAAACGGCCTTCATGCCGGACAGGAACATTCTTGAGGGTGTAGTGGTCCTACATGAAACACTCCATGAAATCCACACGAAAAAGCTGGATGGGGTTGTTTTCAAAGTGGATTTCGAAAAAGCGTATGACAAAGTCAAATGGCCTTTCCTTCAACAGGCTTTACGCATGAAGGGTTTTGATGAGGCCTGGCGACGCCAGGTAGAATCCTTTACGCAAAAAGGCAGTGTTGGAATTAAAGTCAATGAGGATATAGGTCACTATTTCCAGACACACAAAGGCCTGAGACAAGGAGATCCAATGTCCCCTATATTGTTCAACATTGTAGTTGATATGTTGGCCATTCTTATAGGTAGGGCAAAGGACGCCGGTCAGGTAGGTGGCTTGGTGCCTAACCTAGTTGATGGGGGTGTCTCCATTTTGCAAtacgctgatgatacaatcatcttcatggagcatgacttggcaaAAGCGAGATACATGAAGCTCGTGTTGTGTTTATTTGAACAGTTGTCCGgtttaaagattaactttcataaaagcgagttgttctgctttggtcgagccaaggaggaacaagaggcttataggcaattgttcGGTTGTGAATTAGGGGCTTTACCTTTTACTTACCTAGGTATACCCATTCATCATCGTAAGCTCACGAACAGAGAATGGAAATGTATCGAAGATCGTTTCGAAAAGAAACTTAGTTGTTGGAAGGGCAAACTTCTGTCTTATGGAGGCCGGTTGATTCTTATTAATTCGGTGCTCACAAGTTTGCCGATGTTCCTACTATCTTTCTTTGAGGTTCCAGTTGGGGTTCGGAAACGACTGGACTTTTATCGGTCAAGATTTTTTTGGCAGAGTGATGATCTAAAAAGAAAGTATAGACTCGCCAAGTGGGATATTTATTTGTCGTCCCAAGGATCAGGGGGGGTTGGGTATTGA